The Lagopus muta isolate bLagMut1 chromosome 4, bLagMut1 primary, whole genome shotgun sequence genome has a window encoding:
- the CD8A gene encoding T-cell surface glycoprotein CD8 alpha chain isoform X5, which yields MAGSPALLLLLSLGLCCTSAQGQRNKMEARFLDRNLKHPQEGQRLELECLPYNRDNGVSWVRQDKDGKLHFITYIPVFSRTTDPGSKTTSSQFEWSKQENSFRLVVKNFKAQDQGTYFCISNINQVLHFSSGQPAFFPVTTTSAPTTPAATNQSSQISKTDICMQSSDPGTSNKNMLNFYCEIYIWAPLAGVCLVLLVVLVVTIVLCQKTRRRRCRCKRPPNGKPGAKPSVPTRHI from the exons ATGGCCGGGtctcctgcactgctcctcctgctcagccTGGGGCTCT GCTGCACCAGTGCCCAGGGACAGAGGAACAAGATGGAGGCCAGGTTCCTTGACAGGAATTTGAAGCACCCCCAGGAGGGACAGCGGCTGGAGCTGGAGTGCCTGCCTTACAACAGAGACAACGGTGTTTCCTGGGTCCGACAGGACAAGGATGGGAAACTTCACTTCATCACCTACATTCCCGTGTTTTCCCGGACCACCGACCCAGGGAGCAAGACAACATCTTCACAATTTGAGTggtcaaaacaagaaaactccTTTCGGCTGGTGGTGAAGAACTTCAAGGCACAGGACCAGGGCACCTATTTCTGCATTAGCAACATCAACCAGGTGCTGCACTTCAGCTCTGGACAACCCGCCTTCTTCCCAG tcACAACAACATCAGCACCCACCACACCCGCTGCCACCAACCAGAGCAGCCAGATCAGCAAGACAGACATCTGCATGCAGAGCTCAGATCCAG GAACAAGCAACAAGAACATGCTGAATTTCTACTGTGAGATTTACATCTGGGCTCCCCTTGCTGGCGTCTGCCTCGTGCTCCTTGTAGTTCTGGTTGTCACCATCGTGCTCTGCCAAA AGACCAGAAGACGACGATGCAGGTGTAAGAG